The proteins below come from a single Dehalococcoidales bacterium genomic window:
- the fabG gene encoding 3-oxoacyl-[acyl-carrier-protein] reductase, translated as MDLSNKVAIVTGSGRGIGRAIALRLAEAGATIVINDVGDASYANGVAEEIKSLNRESLVVLADVSLSADVTRLIETAMNTYGRIDILVNNAGIARDQLLLRMTEEDWDRVLNVNLKSVFLCTKAVLRPMIKQRWGRIISLSSIVGLVGNTGQANYASAKAGIIGFTRTIAKEVASRGITSNAIAPGFIDTGMTQQLEEKQKQELQSRIPLGYLGTPRDVAESVAFLASEEARYITGQVISVDGGMSIV; from the coding sequence ATGGACCTTTCTAATAAGGTAGCTATAGTTACGGGCAGCGGGCGGGGCATCGGGCGGGCCATCGCCCTGAGACTGGCCGAGGCGGGGGCAACCATTGTTATCAATGACGTCGGTGACGCCTCTTATGCTAACGGCGTGGCCGAAGAGATCAAAAGCCTGAACCGGGAGAGCCTGGTTGTTCTGGCTGATGTTAGCCTGTCGGCAGATGTAACCAGGCTGATAGAGACCGCGATGAACACTTACGGCCGGATTGATATCCTGGTAAACAATGCCGGCATCGCCCGTGACCAGCTTCTGCTACGTATGACGGAGGAAGACTGGGACAGGGTATTAAATGTCAATCTGAAGAGCGTTTTTCTCTGCACCAAGGCTGTCTTGAGACCGATGATCAAGCAGCGCTGGGGGAGGATCATCAGCCTCTCCAGCATCGTCGGACTGGTGGGCAACACCGGCCAGGCGAACTATGCCTCAGCCAAGGCGGGCATTATCGGCTTTACCCGCACCATCGCCAAGGAGGTGGCCTCCCGCGGCATTACGTCTAATGCTATCGCCCCCGGCTTTATTGATACAGGCATGACCCAGCAACTGGAAGAGAAACAGAAACAGGAACTTCAGAGTCGCATCCCGCTTGGCTACCTGGGCACACCGCGTGATGTGGCGGAGTCAGTCGCTTTCCTGGCTTCCGAAGAAGCCAGGTACATTACCGGTCAGGTCATTAGTGTTGATGGCGGCATGTCCATAGTTTAG